Proteins from a single region of Shinella zoogloeoides:
- a CDS encoding DUF6127 family protein, with amino-acid sequence MTPPRSEGFVRIPEHEFEAILARAAEEGAKRALADVGLDGDEAALDIRDLRSLVDCIRLVRRTAMQTVVRMITTGVMLALLAGIAIKLKIFGGSP; translated from the coding sequence ATGACCCCACCCCGATCCGAGGGCTTCGTCCGCATACCCGAGCACGAGTTCGAGGCGATCCTGGCGCGCGCCGCCGAGGAAGGCGCGAAGCGCGCGCTGGCCGATGTCGGGCTCGACGGCGACGAGGCCGCGCTCGACATCCGCGATCTGCGCTCCCTGGTCGACTGCATCCGCCTCGTGCGCCGCACCGCCATGCAGACGGTCGTCCGCATGATCACCACCGGCGTGATGCTGGCGCTGCTCGCCGGCATCGCGATCAAGCTCAAGATCTTCGGCGGCAGCCCGTAG
- a CDS encoding DUF2793 domain-containing protein yields the protein MSDATTHLLLPYILAAQAQKHVTHNEALRLLDGLVQLSVLDRDLTAPPGSPADGDRYIVASGATGDWAGWDLNVALWTDGAWLRLPPRTGWRAWVEDQGLLLVYDGAGWVGTTPAALQNLALLGLGTTADTSNPFSAKLNAALWTAKTVAEGGTGDLFYTMNKEAAGDDLGLTLQTGFVTKALVGLFGSDRFRLAVSADGSTFFDGLSVDNATGIVDQPRLPRFKAWTNYDNYVGVGTWTKIGLNNTDYNDQGAFDAANNHFVAPVDGTYLFGATLLYKINASATARMRGRLVLNGTTEIRGSLGEISATHVSLATAIWLQTMVPLTAGDTVELQGYFRVADGYFAADHTSFWGCKVG from the coding sequence GCAGGCCCAGAAACACGTCACCCACAACGAGGCGCTGCGGCTGCTCGACGGGCTTGTCCAGCTCTCCGTTCTCGACCGGGACCTGACTGCGCCGCCTGGTTCGCCAGCCGATGGCGACCGCTACATCGTCGCCTCGGGCGCAACCGGCGACTGGGCGGGGTGGGACCTGAACGTCGCGCTCTGGACCGATGGCGCCTGGCTTCGCCTGCCGCCACGCACCGGCTGGCGCGCGTGGGTCGAGGACCAGGGACTGCTCCTGGTCTACGACGGCGCGGGCTGGGTTGGGACGACACCGGCTGCGTTGCAGAACCTCGCGCTGCTGGGGCTTGGCACCACAGCGGACACCTCGAACCCGTTCTCGGCCAAGCTGAACGCCGCGCTCTGGACGGCGAAGACCGTGGCCGAGGGCGGCACCGGCGACCTGTTCTACACCATGAACAAGGAGGCGGCAGGCGACGATCTCGGCCTGACGCTGCAGACCGGCTTCGTGACCAAGGCGCTGGTGGGGTTGTTCGGCTCCGACCGGTTCCGCCTCGCGGTCTCGGCCGACGGCAGCACCTTCTTCGATGGCCTCAGCGTCGACAACGCCACCGGCATCGTCGATCAGCCCCGGCTGCCGCGGTTCAAGGCCTGGACCAACTACGACAACTACGTGGGCGTGGGGACCTGGACGAAGATCGGCCTGAACAACACCGACTACAACGATCAGGGGGCGTTCGACGCCGCGAACAACCACTTCGTGGCACCCGTCGACGGCACCTACCTGTTCGGCGCGACGCTCCTCTACAAGATCAACGCCAGCGCCACGGCCCGCATGCGCGGGCGGCTCGTCCTGAACGGCACGACGGAAATCCGCGGCTCCCTCGGCGAAATCTCCGCCACCCACGTCTCGCTCGCCACCGCGATCTGGCTGCAGACCATGGTGCCGCTCACCGCGGGCGATACCGTGGAGCTGCAGGGATATTTCCGGGTCGCGGACGGCTATTTCGCCGCCGACCACACGTCCTTCTGGGGCTGCAAGGTCGGCTGA
- a CDS encoding YcbK family protein: protein MTTTFYDHWRNVPESAWRWPNFSPAEIACRGTGKLLINEPALDRLQALRDRLGKPLIVRSAYRSPEHNRAVGGATRSKHLDGAAFDIAMANHDPVAFEAAAREVGFLGFGFYPRSGFIHVDLGPARQWGECFPIRATAFAAETPPAREVLGDSRTMKGGGAAGVATLGAAGVEVAHSVLTETQTAILPLVPYLDTLRWVFIAVALGGIAITIYARLDDWKRGRR from the coding sequence ATGACCACGACCTTCTACGATCACTGGCGCAACGTGCCGGAGAGCGCCTGGCGCTGGCCGAACTTCAGCCCGGCGGAGATCGCCTGCCGGGGCACCGGCAAGCTGCTCATCAACGAGCCCGCGCTCGACAGGCTGCAGGCGCTGCGCGACCGGTTGGGCAAACCGCTGATCGTGCGTTCCGCCTATCGCAGCCCCGAGCACAACCGCGCCGTGGGCGGCGCCACCCGGTCGAAGCACCTCGACGGCGCGGCCTTCGACATCGCCATGGCGAACCATGACCCGGTGGCGTTCGAGGCAGCAGCGCGGGAGGTCGGGTTCCTCGGCTTCGGATTCTACCCGCGATCAGGATTCATCCATGTCGATCTCGGGCCCGCTCGCCAGTGGGGCGAGTGCTTCCCAATCCGGGCGACAGCCTTCGCGGCTGAAACGCCGCCTGCGCGCGAAGTGCTGGGCGACAGCCGCACCATGAAGGGTGGCGGGGCGGCCGGTGTCGCCACGCTGGGCGCTGCCGGCGTGGAGGTCGCACACAGCGTCCTGACCGAGACCCAGACCGCCATCCTGCCGCTGGTGCCGTACCTCGACACGCTCCGCTGGGTGTTCATCGCCGTGGCGCTCGGCGGGATCGCGATCACGATCTACGCGCGGCTGGACGATTGGAAGCGGGGCCGCCGATGA
- a CDS encoding type I restriction endonuclease — protein MPTSRPAIPIEIKRDVLFEARHHCAVCCTSLPLEYAHLIPWSKSQDHSLENLIALCANCHERADNEKWGVSYLQRYKKSPCIIARGDPPPMTAEQKMLVDLIVARDPDEMNQKERQRLVSMVAAYVGVPFGQIGISSVTQANSSRVRLEMPSDAARRLVAGFEAKDPMLEAFLSEAGLIRVDAGPSVQGGREMRQHTDTSEKGLETLIVRSLIDEAGYVAGASKDFDRDHAIDLAKLFDFLNATQPEAVEALGIGEDGPKRLQFLHRVQGEIAKRGVIDVLRNGVKHGPGSVELFFGTPTPGNTKAEELFAANVFSVTRQLHYSKDATKLSLDAALFINGLPVATFELKNSLTKQTVEDAIEQYKRDRDPKELLFQFGRCVVHFAVDDHEVRMCSHLKGKASWFLPFNKGWNDGAGNPPNPHGLKTDYLWKQVLTKRNLTDILENYAQVVEETDERGKKKPPKQIFPRFHQLDVVRKLLADAEGSGAGRRYLIQHSAGSGKSNSIAWLGHQLIGLETGGKPTFDTVIVVTDRRNLDKQIRDTIKQFAQVSSIVGAVTEGSQQLRTFLQQGKKIIITTVQKFPFILDEIGDGHRGRTFAIIIDEAHSSQGGRTSAKMNIALAANGAEEEDETVEDTINRLMEARKVLPNASYFAFTATPKNKTLEIFGTAVPEGGKVRHVPFHNYSMKQAIEEGFILDVLKHYTPVESYYRLMKTVEDDPQFDAKRAQKKLRRYVESHDHAIRKKAEIMVDHFHDQVMAHRKIGGAARAMVVTSGIHRAIQYFHAFGEYLKERKSPYQAIVAFSGEHEYGGQKVTEASLNGFPSNKIEELIQKDPYRFLIVADKFQTGYDEPLLHTMYVDKTLSGIKAVQTLSRLNRAHPQKHDTFVLDFMNDVDGIKASFEDYYRTTILSEETDPNKLHDLKARLDGYQVYSWERVEDLVALYLGGADRDKLDPILDACVAVYKADLDEDGQVDFKGKAKAFTRTYGFLAAILPYTNAEWEKLSIFLNFLTPKLPAPEEQDLSKGILEAIDMDSYRVEAQATMAIALPDADAEIGPVPLGGGGRKPEPELDLLSNILKTFNEMFGNIDWKDADKIGKVIAEELPTKVAADKAYQNAMQNSDKQNARIEHDKALERAVIELLSDHTELFKQFSDNPSFKKWLSETIFAATYADKAAQAGSAATRS, from the coding sequence ATGCCGACGAGTAGGCCCGCAATCCCAATCGAAATAAAGCGCGATGTGCTCTTCGAGGCTCGTCATCATTGCGCTGTCTGCTGCACGTCGCTGCCGCTCGAGTACGCGCACCTGATTCCATGGAGCAAGTCGCAAGACCATTCGCTCGAAAACCTCATTGCCCTGTGCGCAAACTGTCACGAGCGGGCGGACAACGAAAAATGGGGCGTGAGCTACCTCCAACGATACAAAAAGTCACCGTGCATCATTGCACGCGGTGATCCGCCGCCGATGACGGCAGAGCAGAAAATGCTGGTCGATCTGATCGTGGCGCGCGATCCGGATGAGATGAATCAGAAAGAGCGGCAGCGCCTGGTATCAATGGTAGCTGCTTATGTAGGTGTTCCATTCGGCCAAATAGGGATTTCATCCGTAACCCAAGCCAACAGCTCTCGAGTTCGTTTGGAAATGCCGTCTGACGCGGCGCGACGCTTGGTTGCTGGTTTCGAGGCCAAAGACCCAATGCTCGAGGCGTTCCTGAGCGAAGCGGGCCTAATTCGGGTCGATGCCGGCCCCTCGGTTCAAGGAGGCCGCGAAATGCGCCAGCACACCGACACAAGCGAAAAGGGCCTCGAAACCCTCATCGTCCGCTCGCTGATCGACGAGGCGGGTTACGTCGCTGGCGCCTCGAAGGATTTCGACCGGGACCACGCCATCGACCTGGCCAAGCTGTTCGATTTCCTGAACGCCACACAGCCAGAGGCCGTCGAAGCCCTCGGCATCGGAGAAGACGGTCCGAAGCGGCTGCAATTCCTTCACCGGGTGCAAGGCGAGATCGCCAAGCGCGGTGTCATCGACGTGCTGCGCAACGGCGTGAAGCACGGCCCTGGATCGGTCGAGCTGTTCTTCGGGACGCCGACCCCCGGCAACACGAAGGCCGAGGAGCTGTTCGCCGCCAACGTGTTCAGCGTCACCCGGCAGCTGCACTATTCCAAGGATGCGACCAAGCTGTCGCTCGACGCTGCGCTGTTCATCAACGGCCTGCCCGTCGCCACCTTTGAGTTGAAGAACAGCCTGACCAAGCAGACGGTCGAGGACGCGATCGAGCAGTACAAGCGCGACCGCGATCCCAAGGAGCTGCTGTTCCAGTTCGGCCGCTGCGTCGTCCACTTCGCCGTGGACGACCACGAGGTGCGGATGTGCAGCCACCTGAAGGGCAAGGCGTCCTGGTTCCTGCCTTTCAACAAGGGCTGGAATGACGGCGCGGGCAACCCGCCGAATCCGCATGGTCTGAAGACCGATTACCTTTGGAAGCAAGTCCTTACGAAGCGCAACCTCACCGACATCCTGGAGAACTATGCGCAGGTGGTCGAGGAAACGGACGAGCGAGGAAAGAAGAAGCCGCCGAAGCAGATTTTCCCTCGCTTTCACCAGCTCGACGTGGTGCGCAAGCTGCTGGCTGACGCCGAGGGCTCCGGCGCCGGGCGGCGGTACCTAATCCAGCACTCGGCAGGTTCGGGCAAGAGCAACTCGATTGCTTGGCTCGGCCACCAGCTGATCGGGCTGGAGACCGGCGGCAAGCCGACCTTCGACACCGTCATCGTTGTCACCGACAGGCGCAATCTCGACAAACAGATCCGCGACACCATCAAGCAGTTCGCGCAGGTATCTTCCATCGTCGGCGCGGTCACCGAAGGCTCGCAGCAGCTGCGGACGTTCCTGCAGCAGGGCAAGAAGATCATCATCACCACGGTGCAGAAGTTCCCGTTCATCCTAGACGAAATTGGGGACGGCCATCGCGGGCGAACCTTCGCCATCATCATCGACGAGGCGCATTCCAGCCAGGGCGGCCGGACGTCAGCCAAGATGAACATCGCGCTTGCCGCGAATGGTGCCGAGGAGGAAGACGAAACCGTCGAGGATACCATCAACCGGCTGATGGAAGCGCGGAAGGTTCTGCCGAACGCGAGCTATTTCGCCTTCACCGCGACACCCAAGAACAAGACGCTGGAGATTTTCGGCACGGCGGTCCCCGAGGGTGGGAAAGTCAGGCACGTCCCTTTCCACAATTATTCGATGAAGCAGGCCATCGAAGAGGGATTCATCCTCGACGTTCTCAAGCACTACACGCCGGTCGAGAGCTACTACCGGCTCATGAAGACGGTGGAGGACGATCCGCAGTTCGACGCCAAGCGGGCGCAAAAGAAGCTCCGCCGATATGTCGAATCCCATGACCATGCCATCCGCAAGAAGGCAGAGATCATGGTCGACCATTTCCACGACCAGGTGATGGCCCATCGCAAAATCGGCGGAGCAGCGCGCGCCATGGTGGTGACCAGCGGGATTCACCGGGCCATCCAGTACTTTCACGCCTTCGGGGAGTATCTGAAGGAGCGCAAGAGCCCATACCAAGCCATCGTCGCCTTCTCGGGCGAGCATGAATATGGCGGCCAGAAGGTCACCGAGGCGTCGCTCAACGGCTTTCCCAGCAACAAGATCGAGGAGTTGATACAGAAGGATCCGTACCGGTTCCTCATCGTCGCCGACAAGTTCCAGACCGGCTATGACGAGCCGCTGCTGCACACGATGTACGTGGACAAGACGCTGTCCGGCATCAAGGCCGTGCAGACGCTGTCGCGCCTGAACCGGGCGCATCCGCAGAAGCACGACACCTTCGTGCTGGATTTCATGAACGACGTGGATGGCATCAAGGCGTCGTTCGAGGACTATTACCGCACGACGATCCTGAGCGAAGAGACCGATCCGAACAAGCTGCACGACCTGAAAGCGCGGCTCGATGGCTATCAGGTCTATTCCTGGGAGCGGGTGGAGGACCTCGTGGCGCTGTACCTCGGTGGCGCCGACCGCGACAAGCTCGACCCGATCCTCGATGCGTGCGTCGCGGTCTACAAAGCCGATCTCGATGAGGATGGACAGGTCGACTTCAAGGGCAAGGCGAAGGCATTCACGCGCACCTACGGATTTCTCGCGGCCATCCTGCCCTATACGAACGCGGAATGGGAGAAGCTCTCGATTTTCCTGAACTTCCTGACGCCGAAACTGCCTGCTCCGGAGGAGCAGGATCTGTCGAAGGGCATTCTGGAGGCCATCGACATGGACAGCTACAGGGTCGAGGCGCAGGCGACGATGGCGATTGCGCTTCCCGATGCCGACGCGGAAATCGGCCCTGTGCCGTTGGGCGGAGGCGGTCGCAAGCCTGAGCCGGAATTGGACCTGCTCAGCAACATCCTCAAGACGTTCAACGAGATGTTCGGCAACATCGACTGGAAGGACGCCGACAAGATCGGGAAGGTGATAGCTGAGGAGTTGCCCACGAAGGTCGCGGCCGACAAGGCCTATCAAAACGCGATGCAGAATTCGGACAAGCAGAACGCCCGCATCGAGCACGACAAGGCACTGGAGCGCGCGGTCATCGAACTGCTATCTGACCATACCGAGCTGTTCAAACAGTTCAGCGACAATCCATCTTTCAAGAAATGGCTTTCGGAGACGATTTTCGCGGCGACCTATGCCGACAAGGCGGCGCAGGCCGGTTCGGCTGCTACTCGCAGCTGA
- a CDS encoding restriction endonuclease subunit S: protein MSQPSQVRTYVPIESAVFLKTNERYGGLSNMAPGFPLVVNGVRIRTSEALYQSCRFPHMPEVQRMIIGERSPMTAKMRSKPYHRASRPDWDGVRVKIMRWCLRVKLAQNWATFGRLLLSTGDRPIVEKKVRRKDFWGATEQPDGTLVGMNVLGRLLMELREQLKGDEAESLRFIEPLAISEFLLFGQPIEAVQAAPNAEIPGWTPRRPSRADTAPPQPSDPQPSLFEQPMISDAEPVSAPSLPTLARDDDSQKHLSDYHPAVRDWLGDLPGRWDVLRSKYLFREIDDRTDTGTETLLSMRQAHGLIPHAKVSTKPVTPEELKGYKRVRTGQMVLNRMQASNGMFAVAREDGLVSPDYAVFQPLRPMNPDYFVDLFKTTIYRAKFRQESKGLGTGMSGFLRLYSDRFGAIHVPQPPEEEQRKIVQFIRVYDLRVRRLIRNKRRLIGLLNEQKQAIINRAITRGLNPNVAIKPTGIAWMPEIPEEWVVTPLRHLSICLDGKRVPLEASAREKMLGEIPYWGANQIIDHLNDFLFDEDLILLGEDGAPFFDRNKPVAFFSQGKVWPNNHIHVLRPKPGNRPEFIVHALNCVDYTNYVGGATRNKLTQSYMKAIPIPIPPENEQNAILEYLTRECTPLDETAERAAREIGLIQEYRERLIADVVTGKLDVRHVEIAAPEDEPILDEDDALEEELEGDAAEVMEGADADE from the coding sequence TCTACCAGTCTTGCCGCTTCCCCCACATGCCAGAGGTGCAGCGCATGATCATCGGGGAGCGGAGCCCGATGACCGCCAAGATGCGCAGCAAACCCTACCACCGGGCGTCCCGACCGGATTGGGATGGCGTACGGGTCAAGATCATGCGCTGGTGCCTGCGCGTGAAGCTGGCTCAGAATTGGGCCACCTTCGGACGGCTCCTCCTGTCCACCGGGGATCGGCCCATCGTCGAGAAGAAGGTGCGCCGCAAGGATTTCTGGGGTGCCACCGAACAGCCGGACGGCACGCTCGTCGGCATGAACGTGCTCGGGCGGCTGCTTATGGAACTGCGCGAGCAGCTGAAGGGCGATGAGGCGGAGAGCCTGCGGTTCATCGAGCCGCTGGCGATCTCCGAGTTCCTGCTGTTCGGTCAGCCTATCGAGGCGGTCCAGGCCGCGCCCAATGCCGAGATCCCCGGCTGGACCCCTCGGCGGCCATCCCGGGCCGATACCGCCCCACCGCAGCCCAGCGACCCCCAGCCCTCCTTATTTGAGCAGCCAATGATTTCAGACGCCGAACCTGTCTCTGCCCCGTCGCTCCCCACTCTCGCCAGAGACGATGATTCACAGAAGCATCTCTCAGACTATCACCCAGCAGTGCGCGATTGGCTTGGCGATCTGCCAGGTCGGTGGGACGTGCTACGAAGCAAGTATCTGTTTCGCGAGATCGACGACCGGACCGACACCGGGACGGAAACCCTACTGTCTATGCGACAGGCTCATGGTCTGATCCCCCATGCGAAGGTGTCGACCAAGCCAGTCACGCCGGAAGAGCTCAAGGGATACAAGCGCGTCCGCACCGGCCAGATGGTGCTGAACCGCATGCAAGCGTCGAACGGCATGTTCGCGGTTGCGCGCGAGGACGGTCTGGTCAGCCCGGACTATGCCGTCTTCCAGCCACTCCGGCCGATGAATCCTGACTACTTCGTCGACCTCTTCAAGACCACTATCTACCGAGCAAAGTTTCGCCAGGAATCGAAAGGGCTAGGAACCGGCATGTCCGGCTTTCTGCGCCTATACTCGGATCGTTTCGGGGCCATCCATGTCCCGCAACCGCCTGAAGAAGAACAGCGTAAGATCGTGCAGTTCATCCGGGTCTATGACCTGCGCGTCCGTCGCCTGATCCGCAACAAGCGGCGGCTGATCGGGCTGTTAAACGAGCAGAAGCAGGCGATTATAAACCGGGCCATCACGCGTGGCCTGAACCCGAATGTTGCAATAAAGCCAACCGGCATTGCTTGGATGCCGGAAATCCCTGAAGAGTGGGTAGTAACTCCGTTGCGGCACCTCTCCATTTGTCTAGACGGCAAGCGCGTACCGCTCGAAGCGTCTGCCCGCGAAAAGATGCTCGGTGAGATCCCGTATTGGGGTGCGAACCAAATCATCGACCATTTGAACGACTTCTTGTTCGACGAAGATCTGATCCTGCTTGGCGAAGACGGTGCCCCATTCTTTGATCGCAACAAGCCAGTCGCTTTCTTCTCACAAGGAAAAGTCTGGCCGAATAATCACATCCATGTACTACGGCCAAAGCCCGGCAATAGACCTGAGTTTATTGTGCATGCCCTGAATTGCGTCGACTACACGAATTATGTTGGCGGCGCCACGCGTAACAAGCTCACGCAAAGCTACATGAAAGCAATTCCCATCCCAATACCTCCGGAGAACGAGCAAAACGCGATCCTGGAGTATTTGACCCGGGAATGTACTCCGTTGGACGAAACGGCCGAACGGGCTGCTCGCGAGATTGGGCTTATTCAGGAGTACCGAGAGCGCCTGATCGCTGACGTTGTTACCGGCAAGCTGGACGTTCGCCACGTCGAGATCGCAGCGCCCGAGGACGAGCCGATCTTGGATGAGGATGACGCGCTGGAGGAGGAGCTGGAAGGCGACGCCGCCGAGGTGATGGAGGGGGCCGATGCCGACGAGTAG